A genomic segment from Streptomyces sp. NBC_00459 encodes:
- the nuoE gene encoding NADH-quinone oxidoreductase subunit NuoE, protein MPQLPAPAYPDDVRARLEADSREVIARYPDSRSALLPLLHLVQSEEGHVTRTGMRFCADILGLTTAEVTAVATFYSMYRRGPSGDYQVGVCTNTLCAVLGGDAIFETLQEHLGVANGGTTEDGKVTLEHIECNAACDFAPVVMVNWEFFDNQTPASAKRLVDDLRAGVQVEPTRGAPLCTFKDTARILAGFPDTRDGAVEASGSSGPASLIGLRLAKGESPARVVHPRGGSSKSTPPHAPSPAEHLSSHDAPQDTAASDPSHPAGPVTEEGE, encoded by the coding sequence ATGCCCCAACTGCCCGCGCCCGCTTACCCGGACGACGTTCGAGCCCGGCTCGAAGCGGACTCCCGCGAGGTCATCGCCCGCTACCCGGACTCCCGGTCCGCCCTCCTGCCGTTGCTGCATCTCGTGCAGTCGGAGGAGGGCCATGTCACACGCACCGGGATGCGGTTCTGCGCGGACATCCTGGGTCTGACCACGGCCGAGGTCACCGCGGTCGCCACCTTCTACTCCATGTACCGCCGGGGCCCCTCCGGCGACTACCAGGTGGGCGTCTGCACGAACACCCTGTGCGCGGTGCTGGGCGGCGACGCCATCTTCGAGACCCTCCAGGAGCACCTCGGTGTCGCCAACGGCGGGACCACCGAGGACGGCAAGGTCACCCTGGAGCACATCGAGTGCAACGCGGCCTGCGACTTCGCACCCGTCGTGATGGTCAACTGGGAGTTCTTCGACAACCAGACCCCGGCCAGCGCCAAGCGCCTCGTCGACGACCTGCGCGCGGGCGTGCAGGTCGAACCCACGCGCGGTGCCCCCCTGTGCACGTTCAAGGACACCGCCCGCATCCTGGCGGGCTTCCCCGACACCCGGGACGGGGCCGTCGAGGCGAGCGGCAGTTCCGGCCCCGCCTCACTGATCGGGCTCCGGCTGGCCAAGGGCGAGAGCCCCGCGCGCGTGGTGCACCCCAGGGGTGGCTCCTCCAAGAGCACGCCGCCGCACGCCCCGTCGCCCGCCGAGCACCTCAGTTCGCACGACGCGCCGCAGGACACGGCGGCTTCCGACCCCTCCCACCCGGCGGGGCCCGTCACCGAGGAGGGGGAGTGA
- a CDS encoding NADH-quinone oxidoreductase subunit D: protein MSTQHATPRETTEGTVYTVTGGDWDEVVQSAARADDERIVVNMGPQHPSTHGVLRLILEIDGETVTEARCGIGYLHTGIEKNLEFRTWTQGTTFVTRMDYLTSFFNETAYCLAVEKLLGIEDQISDRATLIRVLLMELNRLSSHLVCIATGGMELGATTIMIYGFRDREMILDIYELITGLRMNHAYIRPGGLAQDLPPGAVDHIREFVKKMKKNLPEYDKLATGNPIFKARMQDVGYLDLAGCMALGATGPVLRSTGLPHDLRKSQPYCGYETFDFDVPTADTCDSYGRFLIRLEEMRQSLRIVEQCLDRLQPGPVMVTDKKIAWPAQLALGPDGLGNSLDHIKQIMGTSMEALIHHFKLVTEGFRVPPGQAYAAVESPKGELGVHAVSDGGTRPYRVHFRDPSFTNLQAMAAMCEGGQVADVIVAVASIDPVMGGVDR from the coding sequence ATGAGCACGCAGCACGCAACTCCGCGCGAGACCACCGAAGGCACCGTCTACACGGTCACCGGCGGCGACTGGGACGAGGTCGTCCAGTCCGCGGCCCGTGCCGACGACGAGCGCATCGTCGTCAACATGGGCCCGCAGCACCCGTCCACCCACGGCGTGCTCCGCCTCATCCTGGAGATCGACGGCGAGACGGTCACCGAGGCCCGCTGCGGCATCGGCTATCTGCACACCGGCATCGAGAAGAACCTCGAGTTCCGCACGTGGACGCAGGGCACGACCTTCGTCACGCGCATGGACTATCTGACGTCCTTCTTCAACGAGACCGCCTACTGTCTCGCCGTCGAGAAGCTCCTCGGCATCGAGGACCAGATCTCCGACCGGGCCACCCTCATCCGCGTGCTCCTGATGGAGCTCAACCGGCTGTCCTCGCACCTCGTGTGCATCGCCACCGGCGGTATGGAACTGGGCGCCACCACGATCATGATCTACGGATTCCGTGATCGTGAAATGATTCTCGACATCTACGAGCTCATCACGGGCCTGCGGATGAACCACGCGTACATCCGCCCCGGCGGACTCGCCCAGGACCTGCCGCCCGGTGCGGTGGACCACATCCGCGAGTTCGTGAAGAAGATGAAGAAGAACCTTCCCGAGTACGACAAGCTCGCCACCGGGAACCCCATCTTCAAGGCCCGTATGCAGGACGTCGGTTACCTCGACCTGGCCGGCTGCATGGCCCTCGGCGCCACCGGCCCGGTCCTGCGCTCCACCGGCCTCCCGCACGACCTGCGCAAGAGCCAGCCGTACTGCGGCTACGAGACGTTCGACTTCGACGTCCCCACCGCCGACACCTGCGACTCCTACGGCCGCTTCCTGATCCGGCTGGAGGAGATGCGCCAGTCGCTCAGGATCGTCGAGCAGTGCCTGGACCGGCTCCAGCCCGGCCCGGTCATGGTCACCGACAAGAAGATCGCCTGGCCCGCCCAGCTCGCCCTGGGACCGGACGGTCTGGGGAACTCCCTGGACCACATCAAGCAGATCATGGGCACCTCCATGGAGGCCCTGATCCACCACTTCAAGCTGGTGACCGAGGGCTTCCGCGTCCCGCCGGGACAGGCGTACGCGGCCGTCGAGTCACCCAAGGGCGAACTCGGGGTGCACGCCGTCTCCGACGGAGGCACCCGGCCCTACCGGGTCCACTTCCGCGACCCGTCCTTCACCAACCTTCAGGCCATGGCGGCGATGTGCGAGGGCGGCCAGGTCGCCGACGTCATCGTCGCCGTCGCGTCCATCGACCCCGTGATGGGAGGCGTCGACCGGTGA
- the nuoF gene encoding NADH-quinone oxidoreductase subunit NuoF, with protein sequence MMTLAPEINDTSPEKLLAPVLSAFWDEDRSWSLDVYRRHEGYEGLRKALAMTPDDLIAYVKESGLRGRGGAGFPTGMKWQFIPQGDGKPHYLVVNADESEPGTCKDIPLLFANPHSLIEGIVIACYAIRSSHAFIYLRGEVVPVLRRLHEAVREAYAAGYLGKDALGSGRDLELTVHAGAGAYICGEETALLDSLEGRRGQPRLRPPFPAVAGLYACPTVVNNVESIASVPAILQKGKEWFRSMGTEKSPGFTLYSLSGHVTNPGQYEAPLGITLRQLLDMSGGMRSGHRLKFWTPGGSSTPMFTDEHLDVPLDYEGVGAAGSMLGTKALQCFDETTCVVRAVTRWTEFYAHESCGKCTPCREGTYWLVQLLRDIEAGKGVMSDLDKLNDIADNINGKSFCALGDGAASPIFSSLKYFREEYEDHITGRGCPFDPAKSTAWADRTEVNA encoded by the coding sequence GTGATGACATTGGCACCCGAGATCAACGACACCAGCCCCGAGAAGCTGCTGGCACCCGTGCTGTCGGCCTTCTGGGACGAGGACCGGTCCTGGAGTCTGGACGTCTACCGGAGGCACGAAGGGTACGAGGGACTCCGCAAGGCCCTCGCGATGACCCCGGACGACCTCATCGCGTACGTCAAGGAGTCCGGTCTGCGTGGCCGCGGCGGTGCGGGATTCCCCACGGGAATGAAATGGCAGTTCATTCCTCAGGGCGATGGAAAACCACACTATCTAGTTGTCAACGCCGACGAGTCGGAGCCGGGAACCTGCAAGGACATCCCGCTCCTCTTCGCGAACCCGCACAGCCTCATCGAGGGCATTGTGATCGCGTGTTATGCCATTCGGTCTTCGCATGCCTTCATCTATCTGCGTGGTGAAGTCGTGCCAGTGCTGCGGCGGTTGCACGAGGCCGTACGTGAGGCCTACGCGGCGGGCTACCTCGGCAAGGACGCGCTCGGCAGCGGACGCGACCTCGAACTCACCGTGCACGCGGGTGCGGGCGCGTACATCTGTGGTGAAGAGACCGCACTGCTCGACTCGCTCGAAGGCCGCCGGGGTCAACCGCGGCTCCGTCCCCCCTTTCCTGCCGTCGCAGGGCTCTATGCGTGCCCAACTGTTGTGAATAACGTCGAGTCGATCGCGTCGGTTCCCGCGATTCTGCAAAAGGGCAAAGAATGGTTCCGGTCGATGGGAACCGAGAAGTCCCCGGGCTTCACGCTCTACTCACTCAGCGGCCATGTCACCAATCCGGGCCAGTACGAGGCCCCGCTCGGCATCACGCTCCGCCAACTCCTCGACATGAGCGGCGGGATGCGCTCCGGCCACCGGCTGAAGTTCTGGACACCGGGCGGCTCCTCGACACCGATGTTCACCGACGAGCACCTCGACGTCCCTCTTGACTACGAAGGAGTGGGCGCCGCGGGTTCCATGCTCGGCACAAAAGCACTCCAGTGCTTCGACGAGACCACCTGTGTCGTCCGGGCCGTCACCCGCTGGACCGAGTTCTACGCCCACGAGTCCTGCGGCAAGTGCACGCCCTGCCGTGAAGGGACGTACTGGCTCGTGCAGTTGCTGCGCGACATCGAGGCCGGCAAGGGAGTCATGTCCGACCTCGACAAGCTGAACGACATCGCCGACAACATCAACGGCAAGTCCTTCTGCGCCCTCGGCGACGGCGCCGCCTCGCCGATCTTCTCCTCCCTCAAGTACTTCCGCGAGGAGTACGAGGACCACATCACGGGCCGGGGCTGCCCCTTCGACCCGGCCAAGTCCACGGCCTGGGCCGACCGCACGGAGGTGAACGCATGA
- a CDS encoding NADH-quinone oxidoreductase subunit C yields MSDANGTGAGGATDGVNPEKDLAASNLPGQRGDGGEEIRVQRGMFGANNGGDTSGYGGLVRSVRLPGASARPYGGWFDEVADELEGALEEQGLVPENVIEKTVVDREELTFHVERAYLLAVAQTLRDDPALRFELCTGVSGVHYPQDKGRELHAVYHLRSITHNRLIRLEVGAPDSDPHVPSLVSVYPTNDWHERETYDFFGIVFDGHPALTRIMMPDDWPGHPQRKDYPLGGIPVEYKGAQIPAPDQRRSYS; encoded by the coding sequence ATGAGCGACGCGAACGGCACCGGAGCAGGCGGGGCGACCGACGGGGTCAACCCCGAGAAGGACCTCGCCGCCTCCAACCTCCCCGGCCAGCGCGGCGACGGCGGCGAGGAGATCCGCGTCCAGCGCGGAATGTTCGGCGCCAACAACGGCGGCGACACCTCGGGCTACGGCGGCCTGGTCCGCTCCGTCCGGCTCCCGGGAGCCTCGGCGCGGCCGTACGGCGGCTGGTTCGACGAGGTCGCCGACGAACTCGAGGGCGCCCTGGAGGAACAGGGTCTGGTCCCCGAGAACGTGATCGAGAAGACGGTCGTCGACCGCGAGGAGCTGACGTTCCACGTCGAACGCGCGTACCTGCTCGCCGTCGCCCAGACCCTGCGCGACGATCCTGCTCTGCGCTTCGAACTCTGCACGGGCGTGAGCGGAGTCCACTACCCGCAGGACAAGGGCCGCGAGCTCCACGCCGTCTACCACCTGCGCTCGATCACCCATAACAGGCTGATCCGCCTCGAAGTCGGCGCCCCGGACAGCGACCCGCACGTCCCGTCCCTGGTCTCCGTCTACCCGACGAACGACTGGCACGAGCGCGAGACGTACGACTTCTTCGGGATCGTCTTCGACGGCCACCCGGCCCTGACGCGGATCATGATGCCGGACGACTGGCCGGGCCACCCGCAGCGCAAGGACTATCCCCTCGGCGGCATCCCCGTCGAGTACAAGGGCGCCCAGATCCCGGCTCCGGACCAGCGGAGGTCGTACTCATGA